From the genome of Prunus persica cultivar Lovell chromosome G8, Prunus_persica_NCBIv2, whole genome shotgun sequence:
ACTCTAGGTTTTGTGTTTTAATGAGACTCTAAGTTGAGGCACTactatgctaaaatatgaaaactatgagagaatatttgtttgtgggaattttctgtgtattcttctccttgtatgaggtcatatttataatacaacgaaatctgaatgggcaagtaaataataaattcctaaatctatttacattaggaaatcaggaattaaagtaaatcaggaattaaagtaaatcaattacaattataatatgaaTTCTTGGTGTATAAgaaaagtaagtcaatatccaagtcatgccaacactccccctcacgttggtgcatagatatCGTCAATGCCCAACTAATCCGGtaaattgtggaatgctttactggaaatcgtctttatcaaaatatccgccaattgatcctcggatttcacaaaaggaaactgaaacactttagcctcaagcttctgtttgatgaagtgtcgatccacctcaacatgtttagtacgatcatgctgaattggattctgtgcaatggctataccagccttgttgtcacaaaagagattcattgtggatgtagatttatacccaagttcagtaactaactttcttaaccaaagaagttcacaaatctctttagtcatgcctctgaactcgacttctgcactggataaagctactacattctgttcCTTGCTCCtcaatgtcaccaaattacctctcacgaatgtgaagtaacccgatgtggattttctatctgttacattacctacccaatctgcatctgaataaccatcaatatttaaatgaccatgctttgagaacattagtccttttccaggtgcagacttcaaatatctaagtatccgaagaactgcattcatgtggtcttcacttggagagtgcataaattgactgacaacgctcaccgcataagcaatgtctggtcgagtatgtgacaaatagatcaatcttcccactaacctttggtatctttctttgttagttggaacttgatccggatattctccaagatgatgattttgaacaataggagtgtctgcaggtttgcaatctagcattcatgtgtctgtcaacaagtccaagacatatttcctttgagagagaaatatgccttgctgcgatcgagccacctcaattcccaagaaatatttgagtccacctagatccttcatcccAAACTCAGTAGCCAAATAAttttgtagctgtgatatttcctgtttatcattcctagtaataatcatattatCAACATAGATTGTTAATTATGTTACCTTCCACTTCTGATGTTTCAAGAatagagtatgatctgagttgcactgtttgaaaccattgttcttcattgtcaTAGTGAActgtccaaaccatgcacgtggtaaCTGTTTTAGTCCATACAATGCatttcgtaacctgcaaactgttccagtctgagtagtacTATATCCACAAGAAATGTCCAtatacacctcctccgtgagttcgccatgtagaaaagcattttttatatcaaactggtgtagtggctaatccaaattagctgcaagggacaataagactccgacggtgtttaactttgcaactagtgcaaaggtttcttcatagtctataccataggtctgtgtgtacccttttgccacaagtcttgccttgtatcgctcgatagatccatctgcattgtgttttatagtaaacacccatctacatctgatagtctttttttctcGTGatatagtctccaatgtccaagtctgatttttctcaagagctttcatctcctcttttatagcttggactcACTTAGGatttttcaatgcttcagagaccttggttggaatatggatagcagacaactgatgcacaaaagccttgaatGGTTCaaacagcttctcagtggatacatgatttgcaattggatactggatatcttgccaatatcaggtgaataacggtttggtggcttcccacgatttttcctaaaaggtaattgatatccaatagttttatcttctaaatgcacaagtctagtaggagtagttaccttaaagatattctcaggagattggtccaGTGGTACTGTTGAGTGAGATGGGggttcttcatcttgttgttcggAGTTGTCTATAGGAATATGACTCGAATCAAAAACAGTTTCGCAAGGGTTAGGCAATAGATCGTTGTTTGGCAGAGAGCATTCGCACGTGCCAAACTCGGGATCATCGattgttattgtttcttgGCCGAGAGCAATCTTCGTGCATAGATGAATATCTTCGATTTCCAAGATGCTCCAATTGAGCTCTTCACTccgtatctccccctgaagagtAGAATTGGATGCGGGGTCATAGAAGAACATCTTTGATTCTAGAAATGTGACATCCAAAGTAACATAGGTTCACCGGGTAGAAGGGTGATAACATCGGAAgactttctgatgagtggcataacccaaaaaaacacaacgaagcgcacatgAATCAAGTTTGCTTCgatgatttttgtggagatgaacgaaggCCACACAACCAAAAATGCGAGGGGTAAGcaccaaaacagagggcagaGGCCCGTGTTGCGCGAGCACTTGTAATGGAGTTTTGAAGTTCAATACCCCAGAAGGCATGTAGTTGATAAGGTGGACAGCATTGACGACAGTATCATCCCAATGATGACGAGGAACATGGCCACCAATGAGAAGAGCATGGGCTGTTTCAAGAAAATGACGATTCTTCCATTcggcaacaccattttgttgtggtgtctggGGGCAAGTTGTCTCATGAATAATGTCATGTGTCtagaagtaagtctgaaaatcatgattaacaaattctccaccgtTGTCAGAGCGAAGAATCTGTATTCAAGCATTGAACTGTGTTTCCATCTGTTTGTGAAAGGATTGGAACAGGGAAAACACTTCgttcttatttttcatcaaataaagTCATATCATCCGTGCACAATCATCTACAAATGTGGCAAACCAAAAAAGACCAGAATGAGTAGAAAAAGGTGAGGGTtcccaaacatcagaatgaattaaagcaaaaggaaTAGTACTTTTATTCATACTTAAAGGGTAGGATGCTCTGTGACTCTTGGCTAAAATGCAAGTGTCacatttaaaatatgagtCCTTAAATACAGAAAACAACTCGGGCAATAAGTGTCCCATATAACCAAAAGATGGATGCCCCAAACGTTGGTGCCAGAGCCACATCTGTCGGTGCTTATCATCAGACGGATGCTTCACATTGTTGGCACGTCCCATACTGAAGTCATCCACATAGTACAGCCCCCCTCTTTTAGTACCATGCCCAATGATCTCATTGGTGAGAATATCCTgtagtaaacaaaaattgggatAAATTAGTGCACAACAATTTAGTTGTTCAGTTGCCTGGCTCACAGACATTAATTTATTGgacaaagatggaacaagtagaGTATTAGAAAGGGACAGAGAAGGTGAAAGAGCGACAGTGCCGGCCCCTGTAACAGGATAGGTAACTCCATTCATATTGGCAAAACTTGTGCGACGGGGTGTAGTGGTATGCAAAAAATTATTCGGATCAAAGGTCATACGATCAGTGGAgccagaatcaattatccaaccAGTAGTATCTCGTAGATCAGAAGTATGAAATACATAGCCGCAGTTACCTGAGACATCCGGAAGCGCGGGACTATCAGTAGGGTCTCCTTGAGGGAACAAGGCTAATTGGTGTTCGGGAGAGACAAAAGCAGCACGGCCGGAATTACTAGCAATTTCTCTGAGCTTGCGAGCGCGGAGGTCCTCCCACCTATCAGGATAACCATTCAGCTTAAAACAGGTGTCACGGGTATGTTTGGGGTTGCCACAGTCATGCAACCACTTCCATCAGCCGGAGCTTTGGGAGGAGAATGTGGGATGGTTTTAGGAGGTGGAGTACCAGCAATAGTAGCATATGACTGGATCTGAAGGTGGGCCGCAGTAGAGGAAATATAGGGCTCTCCGATACGAGTAGGGGGACCTAATCAAGGCGCACTCTTGGCCGCTAAGCCAGCGCCAGTGGGTGCAGATAAACCCATCATCCCTGCTTGTCGAACATCTTCACGACAAACATAGGCATAAGCTTGGTCCGCAGTAGGGAATGGAGTCATGTGAAAAACATCACTTCGGGCCTTATCAAGACGATCATCAAGGCCatccaaaaatatgtaaactCGATCTTCCTACAGAATATCATTATATCGCTTGATATCACTTTCATACTCCATCATATTTGGACCACAGAAATCAATCTCTCTCCATAAGCTTTGGAGAGTATTGTAATAGGTTTCAATGGAGCCGCTAACTTGTCGCATACGGGAGACTCGTCGTTTCAGATCATAAACCTGAGAGGTGTCAGTGCCATCATAGTAGGTTGTGGCAATTGCATCCCACACTACTTTTGCCGTcggaaaacaaatgaaattgtCAATCAAGCTCTGCTCCAGAGAATTGATAAGCCATCCTTTCACAATAGAGTTCTCAGTGCGCCAGCAAGGAAACGTTGGAGCGGTCAAAAGAGGTTGTGGAAGATCGCCGTTAATATATCTCAATTTGTCTTTGCCGGAGATATACAACTCAACAAAGTGGGACCATAGGGCATAGTTTGTGCCATACAACTTTATGccaatctgtgcagcggaagctTCATAGGTAATCGTCGTCGGAATCGTTGTCTGATTCGGGTTCAAGGTCGTCATCTGATTCGAGTTCGAGGTCGTCGTCTGAGTAGAGGTCGGGGTCATCTTAGAAGGATCCTGATTTAGGATCGAGGTCGAGGTATGAGGCTGCATCTGCATTAGTTGAGCCACCTGAGTACTCAACTCAGCTATGGTTAGTTGAGAAGGAGAGAAGGAAGCAGTAGTGCTACCGCCATGAGGATTAGAATAGTCATCCTCCCCCATGGTggcggctagggtttagaaactaGAGTCAACAATCCCAAGATCGCTGCTCTgttaccatgctaaaatatgaaaactatgagagaatatttgtttgtgggaattttctgtgtattcttctccttgtaagaggtcatatttataatacaacgaaacctgactgggcaagtaaataataaattcctaaatctatttacagtagaaaatcagaaattaaagtaaatcaggaattaaagtaaatcaattacaattataataggaattcttggtgtgtaaagAAAGTAAATCAATATCCAGAAGTCACGCCAACATactaaagaaaaggaaaatttgcataaatatCACTTGAACTTTTAGGCATGTGCATTACTACCATCTgaacttttaattattattattaacaaCCTAAACTTTAGAGAGTGTTACAATATACCACATATGTCTTAATCCATTAAATTTTCCGTTAAGTTTGAGCACAATTCCGTCAATAACATTTTACAATTAAAACAACATTTTTAGAGAGTGTTACactataacaaaaaaacttaacatttttaaaattaacatcatttttaaataataatatttttttttctttatgaaaaCCTAATCTAAATTATCCCACGCTTTCTCCCATCCCTTCCAACACTAATTTTCCCCCTTGCCCAGTAGACCCCCCTCTGCCATCTATCATCCTGGCTTTTGGGGATATGGATTTCATGGCCCATTCCAAATAGATTTCTTCAAatctccaaattaatttggccttcaattattttttagtaaatttaagttttagccataaaaaaattctcaactttcaaatcaaagacataCAAATATGTAAatgatttcttaggaaattcaaaaataaattaggacaattttgtccatttttgcttcttttaaaaaatttctctcttcgGCCTTTTCCAAaatctttcttattttttttattttattcatgaAGTGAAGTTTCATTCAAAAGTCAAAACGGAAATACACGAAAAACCATATAAGAAAGAGCaagataatacaaaaaactgAATCATTAGGGGGCAAGCAATCCCATATCTAGACAGTACCATAACTAGTGAAAAAATAGGCTGATTAACCCATCTGAGTAGTGCACCCTCGAGTTGGCCTTCAACTCTTCAACAACCCACACCAAATATTTTATAGATtcagtggagagagagagagagagagagagagagagagagagagatgcgaAAGTGGGGTGTATGCATAGGGTGGGAGAGGAGGCTATTGGGCAATGTGGAAGAATTTGTGTTGGAAGGGGTGGGGGACGACAAGTAGGTTagctttttttataataaaattttttaattttttaattttattagttttaaaaatattaagttttttaattataatgaaTCGACGGAATTATTCTTAAACTTAACGAAAAGTTTAATGGAGTTAAATATAGACGGTACATTGCAACACTCTCTAAAGTTTAGGtagttaataataaaaattaaaaattcaagtgGTAATAGTGCACATGCCTAAAAGTTCAGGTAgtatttatgcaaatttttcGATAGAAAAACatcaatgaatttttttttttttttaaggtcgGAATTAGAGTTCATTAGAAACTTACAAAAAGGCAGAAATATACAGCATACAAGTGAGCTCGGCAACAAGGCCAGAAGGCAAAATGCCGACAACAAGCATATAGAGTTCAACAAACTGAGCTCGGCAACAAGGCCAGAAGGCAAAATGCCGACAACAAGCATAAGGCCATTAATGTAACAACAAAAGAACTTGGGTTAcctatacaacaaaaacatattGGGCTCcctatacaacaaaaacaaaaacaaaacaaaaaaacaaaaaattgggtTTCTGATGAAGTCTAATTTTTTGGTGTAATGGACCTGGTTATACTTTGGAAGGTTTTTTTACGATATTGGTTTGGGCTTATTGTTCTAGTGAGAGCTGAGCTAAATGTTCTCAAAAAAAAGCTATGAGCTACTTGGGCTTAAACCTGCCATATTTACCTAGAAGTGTAGCCCAAACACACTTCCACCTTTCACAAGGAAAGATAGTGGAGTATGAAAATCATAATGTGTAATGGAAGATAGGAAGACTTTTTCCGGTCTTACTATTGTCACCATCTGAAAAGTTCAAAAGTTTATTCCCATTAAAAGATTACTGGAAAGTTTTGATAGCAAGTTAGAAATCATCATTTCCTTCTTCATCGTTCTCTTTAGAGAATGACAAGCATATCTGACAATCTTTAGTATCGAATcgcatatttatttatctgaAATGAATATTGAAATGATTTTGGTTTCCAACTCTGAAATGAATATTGAAATGATTTTGGTTTCTGACTCTCTTTGTTTACTAACATATAggtattataattattataagGTTTAGTATCACAAAATGTCTttaaggtttacgaaactatcagattgcattcttaatattatttttttggtcattcgTGGTCCTCGAGGTTAGTATGTGTGATCACAAATAGTCTCTGCCGTTCGGTTTTATCAAAAACTTtgttagtttgctgacgtagcatatatatcacaaaacatcctgAGAAACACGCACATATCCCAAATGGCCCAtgcgaaattttttaatttttcatttaaaattcataaaattctagttttcttttttaaattatttaaaaatatatattgtattttaaatagatGTGACACTATATTTTTGAAGATATTGACTCCACGTATATGCCGCATTAACAAATTaatgaagttttaaaaaaaataatttaaaattcataaaatttaaaaatgaaaaaatcatttgTAGAAGGATTTTAACCTTGAGAACCATTTATGAATCCTAAATCcttggttttttaattttttacttttatgaattttaaattatttttaaaaaaattccaatagtttgttgatgtggcatagATGTGAAGCCCATAtatacaataatatagtgtcacgtgtatttaaaatataatatattttaaaataatttaaaattcataaaattttaaaaagaaaactaaaattttatgaattttaaatcaaaaaattaaaaaatttcgtagagaccatttgtgataaatgCGTGAACTTCAAGAATGTTttgtgaaatatatatatgccacgtCAGTAAATTAATGGAGTTTTTTATGGAACCTAACgtcagggaccatttgtgattacACATAATAACCTTAAAGAccacgaatgacaaaaaaaacattaagaatgcaatctgataattttataaaccTTGGATacgttttgtgatattaaACCTtattataattcataaaattatGTATATTCCACGTTAAAATCCGTAATATAATACCACATTGAaatccctaaaccctaaacctctaaaattattaattacagATTGAATCGAGCGAGTACTTGTCTCATACTTCTCCCATTCCAAGTAACTAGAAACCAAGTCAAATAATTGAATACTGGGCCGACCGCCATCCAGATTCTCCGCACTGAATTCATCCCATTAACACtcgaataaaaaaattacaggaAATTAAGCTCACGACCGGAAGTGTCCCTACTGGTTGGTGGCAAAAgatattttcattaattaattagattCTAAACTCATAAATCTCAAAGATTCCCCACCGATTGGTGCCAAGATAATTTCAATGCCACGCAGACGGTCCAATGATTCAAAAGATAAGCATAGATAGAATAACCCAATcaaaaaattttcaattaagcATAACATGAACGGCCAAATCATATATACGTACTCGGTACTGAAATTACTAGATTAACCTCGACTTCGATTCGAATTATTACCACTTGTATTCAGTTCTGTATGGGCATTATTCCAAATTAAACCCTTCAACCCTCGTGGTTAAAATTGTGGTAGAATTCTAGTGTTACACGTAATAATTACTGTgccaattaaaataaattagtaaAATTCACCACTACGATTTGAGCTCTTTAACTTGATGGAAATTACTGATTTAATAGATCCGAAATATTagcttaattaaatttatattgtAGAACAACAAACGTCCACTGAAATTTGCTTGCATTTTGTAgaggaaaatttaaaatgaaagaaCACAGGAGATATGCGAACGAAGAACTATACTTCATTTCTCaaacaccattttttttttctttgggaacGAAAATACAGGAAAAAGTAACATAGTCATCGATCAAAATTATCGAGCGCAAAGAAAACACCACCATCATCAAACTAGAGAGATTCAGAGAACCAGATCCAGAAACcagctaaaccctaaaacataTCAAAAAAGCAACACTAAATTcccaaaccctaaccctaaaatTTAACTCCTCCAGCTGCCGCCTTCAGAGCCACCGCTGCCCCTGGAATAGCGAGCGCCGCCGCCCTCACCACCTCCATACCCACCTTCACGACGGCCACCACCGCCATATCCACCACCTCCACTGCCATATCCACCACCGCCGCCTCCACGGCTGTAGCCACCACCGCCACCTTCACGTCGGCCGCCACCTCCGTAGCCACCGCCATATCCCCCGCCGCCACCTCCGCGGCTGTAACCTCCTCCGttaccgccaccaccaccgccgCTTCCACGAGACTGAGCCTCGTTAACGGTGATGTTGCGGCCGTCGAGGTTCTGGCCGTTCATGCCTTCGATCGCGTCCCTCATGGCCTTCTCATTGCTGAAGGTGACGAAGCCAAAGCCCCTGGACCTCCCGGTCTCACGGTCGTTGATGAtctgaaaacacaaaaacgaACCAAATCGAATCAGATCCGTCCATATAATCATAACAAATACACAAAATAtgcaaaaatgaaaaggaaccGATCGATCTTCAATCTTTGGGAgagaaagatgaagatgaacgTACCCGATTTTGGGAGTGAGTAATAATAAGAATCATATAGTAACAGAGAATCATAGATCAAGTAACATAGAGAAACAGAAGATCAAGTAGCAGAGAGAGAACAACAGATGGCCGCGAGGCCGAATCGGGTCAGATCCGATCTCTGCGTCAAACGGACCTTCGATTCGATGATCTCACCGAACGGAGAAAAGGCCCTCTCCAGCGCATCATTGTCGGTGGCCCAGGCGAGCCCTCCGACGAAGCAACGGAACTCGATCTCGGCAGAGGCCATTGCTAAAAAGTAACCGGAGAAAAGAGAACTGGAATTTTTGTAAAGGAagaagagagcaagagagcaCGAAGGACAGCTACTCCCAAAGCCTCGTTATATAGAGCCCCTTCCCCCTCAACTAGGGTTAGCTTGTTTGGTTGCTCGGGTTCAAATCCAAACCTATGATGTTTGGTTACGGGATTAATAATATCTCTATCCCGGTTTTGAAATCATTATCTGGACACGTCATCGTGTTTGGTATGTTTTTCGCTGTGTGATTTGTTTGGTTCGGAGTTATTTATCCTCGTTTCCAAACAGGGAAAGGATAGGGCCGTGGCATTCGGTGCGTTACGGACTCTGGTTGAAaacgataaaatataaaaatataaaaaaataactgGGACGGGTTATGGGTGGGTTCCACACATCACATTATTGTCCCCGCTGAGATATTTTACTGCTTGGAAAATATCTCGCGAGTGTAAGTACGGGATTACCCTTGTCTTTTGCAAGGAATTGCTTGTGTGGCCCTCGGTTGGTATCTCCGCGCCTCTgacccttttttgtttttttaatgcttTGGCGCTATCGATATGGAGAAATTCTTAACGGATATGCACCTGTGATCACATCATATGGCCTCACATGGAGATACTATTGTATGTGATAATGCCTACTGGTATTATTTTACAAATTGTTggtgttattaatttattcatgttttaaatttatagtCGAACGTTAGTTTTAGATTTTTATAAGAACAAGAAGTTTTAAAAGGGTTTCGTAATTCAAATTGTTACACTATTATTAATGAGGTGTTTGTTGAATTGGTTCAAGTTTTTAGTGTGCTCCTAAGTAATTGTAGATTCAAATCCTCATGATATTCGAGGGTGTGAATTTCTCCCTCCGCTTTTTAACtttgacaaacaaaaaaaatactcaAATGATTACGCATTTGGACTGAAAgtcatatatatttgaatttctctCCCCCATATTGTTTGTATCTAAagacaaatatgaaaaatcggatGCTCTCTGCAGTGCCACCTTCACTGCCCTATAGTCGACCTGTTTCTCATACAGTCGGTAGGTTTCTCtacattaaatttttttattaatttttttattttatgatctGCAGGCCCAATCAGAGTTCTTGTTCATTTATTGATCTTATGGGATCTTAGGTATTCTTGGCTATATATGGGCCTGCTGGTGTCAGTTTTTATGAGTTGATTGGAGAGAAGTGAACCTTCCTAAGGCCTAGCCCAAGTCTGGTATTTGGGTTT
Proteins encoded in this window:
- the LOC109950660 gene encoding glycine-rich RNA-binding protein-like isoform X1, producing the protein MASAEIEFRCFVGGLAWATDNDALERAFSPFGEIIESKIINDRETGRSRGFGFVTFSNEKAMRDAIEGMNGQNLDGRNITVNEAQSRGSGGGGGGNGGGYSRGGGGGGYGGGYGGGGRREGGGGGYSRGGGGGGYGSGGGGYGGGGRREGGYGGGEGGGARYSRGSGGSEGGSWRS
- the LOC109950660 gene encoding glycine-rich RNA-binding protein 7-like isoform X2, translating into MILCYYMILIITHSQNRIINDRETGRSRGFGFVTFSNEKAMRDAIEGMNGQNLDGRNITVNEAQSRGSGGGGGGNGGGYSRGGGGGGYGGGYGGGGRREGGGGGYSRGGGGGGYGSGGGGYGGGGRREGGYGGGEGGGARYSRGSGGSEGGSWRS